The following DNA comes from Polynucleobacter sp. MG-6-Vaara-E2.
AGACAAAGGTTTGTGCGGTGGTTTGAATACCAACGTGCTACGTTTGATTGCTAACCAAGTGCGCGATTTGCAAGAAAAAAATATTGGTATTGAGTACACCGCAATTGGTTCAAAAGGCCTGCAATTTTTGAATCGTTCAAAAGCAAAACTCATTTCTCAAACAATTCAAATCGGCGACACGCCTCATTTGGATGTTTTGATTGGTGCTATTACTGCCCAATTGGAAGCGTTTGAAAAAGGCGAGATTGATGCGGTTTATTTGGCATATACCCGCTTTGTAAATGCAATGAAACAAGAGCCTGTTTTAGAAAAGCTTTTGCCTTTAGAGCCAGCTGCTTTGACTCCAGAAGACAAATCAGGCCCATCTTGGGACTACATTTACGAGCCAGACGCTGAGTCCATTTTGAATGGCTTGTTAAAGCGTTATGTTGAAGCAATGATTTATCAAGCTGTTGCTGAAAATATGGCTTCTGAGCAATCTGCACGTATGGTCTCAATGAAGGCCGCCTCAGATAACGCGAAGAATGTGATCGGCGAATTGCAATTGGATTACAACAAGACACGACAAGCTGCTATTACCAAAGAGTTGTCAGAAATTGTTGGTGGAGCGGCTGCGGTTTAAGCGGTCAGCATTTAGGAATACGAAAGAATTTACGGAATTAAAAGCGGAGAAAGCGATGAGTAACGGAAATATCGTGCAATGTATCGGTCCAGTGGTGGACATTCAGTTCCCACGCGACAAAATGCCAAACATTTATGATGCGTTGACATTAGTTGAAAGCGGTGAAAAATCATTTGCTGAAAAAGGTTTGACCTTTGAAGTTCAGCAACAAATCGGTGACGGTGTAGTTCGCGCGATTGCCATGGGCGCAAGCGATGGCTTACGTCGCGGCATGGAAGTTAAATCTACTGGTAAACCAATCTCGGTTCCAGTGGGTCCAGCAACTTTGGGCCGCATTATGGACGTTTTGGGTCGCCCAATTGACGACGCAGGTCCAATTGCTACTGAAGAGCGTCGCGCTATTCACCAGCCAGCCCCAAAGTTTGACGAGCTCTCCCCTTCCGTTGACTTGTTAGAAACCGGTATTAAGGTTATTGACTTAGTTTGTCCGTTTGCTAAAGGCGGTAAGGTTGGCTTGTTCGGTGGTGCGGGTGTTGGTAAGACCGTGAACATGATGGAATTGATTAACAACATCGCTAAGCAACACTCTGGTTTGTCTGTGTTCGCCGGTGTAGGTGAGCGTACTCGTGAAGGTAATGACTTCTACCACGAGATGAAAGAATCTAACGTTATCGACAAAGTAGCGATGGTGTTTGGTCAGATGAATGAGCCTCCTGGCAACCGTTTGCGCGTTGCGTTGACTGGTTTGACAATGGCTGAAGCATTCCGTGACGAAGGCCGTGATATTTTGTTCTTCGTTGACAACATCTACCGCTACACATTGGCAGGTACTGAAGTGTCTGCGTTGCTCGGTCGTATGCCTTCTGCGGTGGGTTACCAACCTACTTTGGCTGAAGAGATGGGTAAGTTGCAAGAGCGTATTACTTCTACAAAGACTGGTTCTGTTACTTCTATTCAGGCCGTTTACGTTCCTGCCGATGACTTAACCGATCCATCACCGGCAACCACCTTCTTGCACTTAGACTCCACAGTTGTGTTGTCACGTGACATCGCTGCATTGGGTATTTACCCAGCGGTTGATCCATTGGATTCAACCAGCCGTCAGCTTGACCCACAAGTGGTTGGTCAAGAGCACTATGAAGTGGCTCGTGCTGTACAGATGACATTGCAACGTTACAAAGAATTGCGCGATATTATTGCGATTTTGGGTATGGACGAATTGTCTCCAGAAGACAAGTTGGCTGTGGCTCGTGCTCGTAAGATTCAGCGTTTCTTGTCCCAGCCTTTCCACGTTGCTGAGGTGTTTACTGGTTCACCAGGTAAATACGTTCCATTGAAAGAAACCATCCGCGGCTTCAAGATGATTGTGAGCGGTGAATTGGATCACTTGCCCGAGCAAGCGTTCTACATGGTGGGTTCAATTGATGAAGCCATCGAGAAAGCTAAGAAGCTTTAATCGAACTCATCTAGGGAAATTATGTCAAGCATACATGTCGACGTAGTAAGCGCTGAGCGCAACATTTTCAGCGGTGAAGCCAAATTTGTTGCGCTTCCCGGTGAGAGTGGTGAGCTCGGTATCTTGCCTGGCCACATTCCATTGATTACACGCATTCGTCCAGGCTCAGTTCGTATTGAAAAGTCTGATGGCGATGAAGAGTTTGTATTCGTGGCGGGTGGCTATATTGAAG
Coding sequences within:
- the atpG gene encoding F0F1 ATP synthase subunit gamma, producing MAGTKEIRSKIKSVQNTRKITKAMEMVAASKMRRAQERMRNARPYAEKIREIVANLSKANPEYRPAYMVTREVKRVGTILVTTDKGLCGGLNTNVLRLIANQVRDLQEKNIGIEYTAIGSKGLQFLNRSKAKLISQTIQIGDTPHLDVLIGAITAQLEAFEKGEIDAVYLAYTRFVNAMKQEPVLEKLLPLEPAALTPEDKSGPSWDYIYEPDAESILNGLLKRYVEAMIYQAVAENMASEQSARMVSMKAASDNAKNVIGELQLDYNKTRQAAITKELSEIVGGAAAV
- a CDS encoding F0F1 ATP synthase subunit epsilon; translation: MSSIHVDVVSAERNIFSGEAKFVALPGESGELGILPGHIPLITRIRPGSVRIEKSDGDEEFVFVAGGYIEVQPDHVTVLADTAIRGHDLDEAKAIEAKKRAEEAMQNRGTDFDMALAQSEFAMAAAQLAAIARFRRKK
- the atpD gene encoding F0F1 ATP synthase subunit beta, with the protein product MSNGNIVQCIGPVVDIQFPRDKMPNIYDALTLVESGEKSFAEKGLTFEVQQQIGDGVVRAIAMGASDGLRRGMEVKSTGKPISVPVGPATLGRIMDVLGRPIDDAGPIATEERRAIHQPAPKFDELSPSVDLLETGIKVIDLVCPFAKGGKVGLFGGAGVGKTVNMMELINNIAKQHSGLSVFAGVGERTREGNDFYHEMKESNVIDKVAMVFGQMNEPPGNRLRVALTGLTMAEAFRDEGRDILFFVDNIYRYTLAGTEVSALLGRMPSAVGYQPTLAEEMGKLQERITSTKTGSVTSIQAVYVPADDLTDPSPATTFLHLDSTVVLSRDIAALGIYPAVDPLDSTSRQLDPQVVGQEHYEVARAVQMTLQRYKELRDIIAILGMDELSPEDKLAVARARKIQRFLSQPFHVAEVFTGSPGKYVPLKETIRGFKMIVSGELDHLPEQAFYMVGSIDEAIEKAKKL